The following are encoded in a window of Phocoena phocoena chromosome 2, mPhoPho1.1, whole genome shotgun sequence genomic DNA:
- the CIMAP1C gene encoding protein CIMAP1C produces the protein MKLPKGVRNPVFYGQQPEKKVQVPSGQEIKQTPVVLATIKGPGPAKYLRPSCTGYVDHDVSMFREPAYTLHTPHSEKRIMDICNPGPCYFLDPKITRFGMSSCPQVPMAERISNLRLSPTLASCHYHLEKTHPPGERRAPKYTFGYRCPYRVMDPNPGPNQYQLPLLLGPNLPANRAAPCYSLSPLHKNWFYKEDVAGGPGPAMHARPEPSVYQNRSPMYSMARRFAYPLDHTPRPGPGSHDIQQVTVHKSRTPAFTMGIKHSPHLCPLVVDIHD, from the exons ATGAAACTACCCAAGGGGGTCAGGAACCCTGTGTTCTATGGGCAGCAGCCAGAGAAGAAGGTGCAGGTGCCCTCAGGGCAGGAGATAAAGCAGACCCCTGTTGTCCTGGCAACAATTAAAG GTCCGGGGCCTGCTAAATACCTCCGGCCATCCTGCACGGGCTACGTAGACCATGACGTCTCCATGTTCCGGGAGCCGGCCTACACCCTACACACCCCACACTCGGAGAAGC GGATCATGGACATATGCAACCCTGGGCCTTGCTATTTCTTGGATCCTAAAATAACTCGGTTTGGAATGTCCAGCTGCCCTCAGGTTCCCATGGCAGAGCGCATCTCTAACCTGC GCCTGAGCCCCACCCTGGCCTCCTGCCATTACCACCTGGAGAAGACCCACCCGCCTGGGGAGCGCAGGGCTCCCAAGTACACTTTTGGCTACCGGTGCCCATACAGAGTGATGGACCCCAACCCGGGCCCCAACCAGTACCAGCTGCCGCTCCTGCTGGGGCCCAACCTGCCCGCCAACAGAGCTGCTCCTTGCTACAGCCTGAGCCCCTTGCACAAGAACTGGTTCTACAAGGAGGATGTGGCAGGAGGCCCTGGACCTGCCATGCACGCCCGGCCTGAGCCGTCTGTCTACCAGAACCGCAGCCCCATGTACAGCATGGCCAGGCGCTTTGCCTACCCGCTGGACCACACACCTCGGCCCGGCCCCGGCTCCCATGACATCCAGCAGGTCACGGTGCACAAGTCCCGCACACCCGCTTTCACCATGGGCATCAAGCACTCGCCCCACCTGTGCCCACTGGTTGTTGACATTCATGACTGA